In a genomic window of Tachysurus vachellii isolate PV-2020 chromosome 13, HZAU_Pvac_v1, whole genome shotgun sequence:
- the dlg3 gene encoding disks large homolog 3 isoform X4, with translation MMNSSMSSGSGSLRTSEKRSLYVRALFDYDRTRDSCLPSQGLSFSYGDILHVINASDDEWWQARLVTSHGESEQIGVIPSKKRVEKKERARLKTVKFHARTGMIESNRQPVKVKRKKSFNLSRKFPFYKSKENIVQELVESEQCLTSNTSDSESSSKGQEDTILSYEPVIRQEIHYTRPVIILGPMKDRINDDLISEFPHKFGSCVPHTTRPRRENEMDGQDYHFVASREQMEKDIQDNKFIEAGQFNENLYGTSILSVRAVAERGKHCILDVSGNAIKRLQQAQLYPISIFIKPKSIDALMEMNKRQTYEQANKVFDKAMKLEQEFGEYFTAIVQGDSLEEIYNKIKLIIEEQSGPYIWIPSSEKL, from the exons GGCTCTGTTTGACTATGACCGTACCAGAGACAGCTGCCTACCCAGCCAGGGCCTGAGCTTCTCATATGGAGACATATTACATGTCATCAATGCCTCTGATGATGAGTGGTGGCAGGCACGGCTCGTAACCTCCCATGGCGAAAGTGAGCAGATAGGGGTTATTCCCAGCAAGAAAAG GGTGGAAAAGAAAGAGCGTGCTCGATTAAAAACCGTCAAGTTTCATGCTAGGACAGGCATGATTGAGTCCAATAGG CAGCCAGTCAAAGTAAAGCGCAAAAAAAGCTTCAACCTGTCACGCAAGTTCCCGTTTTACAAGAGCAAGGAGAATATTGTGCAGGAGTTGGTGGAATCTGAAC AATGTTTGACGTCTAATACCAGTGACAGTGAGAGCAGCTCCA AAGGGCAAGAGGACACAATCTTATCCTATGAACCAGTGATCCGACAGGAGA TTCACTACACAAGGCCTGTGATCATCTTGGGTCCAATGAAGGACAGGATAAACGATGACTTGATCTCAGAGTTTCCCCATAAGTTTGGATCCTGTGTTCCAC ATACAACTCGTCCGCGGCGAGAGAATGAGATGGATGGGCAGGATTACCATTTTGTGGCTTCAAGAGAGCAGATGGAGAAAGATATTCAGGACAACAAGTTCATTGAAGCAGGCCAGTTCAATGAGAATCTCTACGGGACCAGTATTCTATCTGTTCGGGCAGTGGCTGAGAGG GGGAAGCATTGCATCTTAGATGTGTCTGGGAATGCTATAAAGAGACTCCAACAAGCACAGCTCTATCCTATTTCTATTTTCATCAAACCAAAATCCATTGATGCCCTAAT GGAAATGAACAAGAGGCAGACATATGAACAAGCCAATAAAGTCTTTGATAAGGCAATGAAGCTCGAACAGGAATTTGGAGAGTATTTCACAG CCATAGTTCAGGGTGACTCACTAGAAGAAATCTACAATAAAATCAAGCTGATCATCGAGGAGCAATCAGGCCCCTACATCTGGATCCCGTCCTCAGAAAAACTCTGA